ATGATAAACAGCTTCAGCAATTTTGTAAAGTACTTTCGCATCTAACATATTGCTGTATGCTCTTTGCCAAAGTGTTTCAGCTCTAAGCACATCTTCCCCGGTAATGGTTCCGGCTTTAAAGCGGTCATTGCTCAATTTAAGGTTTTCGTCAGCTTCAATTAATGATGCCTGCATCAAATCAATATTGTTAGCCTGCAATTGCAGGTTAAGCATTGCCTGCTCGATCTCCACAGTGATTTGACTTTTCAGTTCTTTCAGTCCGTATTCAGCCGAACGTATATTAGCTTCCTGCTGTTTTACTTTTTCCTTTCTGCTGCCCCAATCGAAAACCGGGATTTTAACGCTCAACATACCGAAGTATGTAAGCATATGGTTTTTAGTCGGGTCGCCAAAGTTGATGCCCTCTTTTCCAAAGGCAGCCATTCCGTTCAGCGACAAACCTACCGATGGTTTCTGGTCGGCTTTGAGCATACTTTTGGTAAGCTCGCTCATTTTAATGCTATTGGTTGCCAACTCAATTTCCGGACGGTTTGCATCTGGAGCCTCCAAGATGCTCTGCTTAGAAAAGTCCCCCGTACTCAATGTATCGATTATGTCTATACCAGTGGGGTCTTCCATCCCGATTAATTGGCTCAATCTTCTTTTTGCTAAGATGAGCTTGTTCTCCGCAGCCTGCAAACGGGCTTCGTTTTCGTTCTGTAGCACCTTTGCCCGCAATACATCGTTTTTGTAAATCAATCCTGCCTCAAACTGGTTGTTAAGAAATGTGTAATGAGAAGCCAGTTGTTTTTTAACCTGTTGTTCCAATTTGATTTCTTCCTTAGCCTGTACCATAAGCCAGTAAGCGGTTTCGGTAGCCAGTAATACTTCGTCTTCTACCAATCGCTGTTGAGCGTTGCTCA
The sequence above is a segment of the Chryseobacterium taklimakanense genome. Coding sequences within it:
- a CDS encoding TolC family protein; amino-acid sequence: MLQKRYKTVIKVFICGFALLQGTNNLFAQQQLTLAQSKELALKKNNRIGKAKEDVIATQSDKLIADVAGRPKLDASATAFYFGEPLNTMLPEYGFAPMVSVTQPIYTGGKIKYGKQMAETNIQMSNAQQRLVEDEVLLATETAYWLMVQAKEEIKLEQQVKKQLASHYTFLNNQFEAGLIYKNDVLRAKVLQNENEARLQAAENKLILAKRRLSQLIGMEDPTGIDIIDTLSTGDFSKQSILEAPDANRPEIELATNSIKMSELTKSMLKADQKPSVGLSLNGMAAFGKEGINFGDPTKNHMLTYFGMLSVKIPVFDWGSRKEKVKQQEANIRSAEYGLKELKSQITVEIEQAMLNLQLQANNIDLMQASLIEADENLKLSNDRFKAGTITGEDVLRAETLWQRAYSNMLDAKVLYKIAEAVYHKTIGQMK